One Cryptomeria japonica chromosome 9, Sugi_1.0, whole genome shotgun sequence genomic window carries:
- the LOC131042850 gene encoding jasmonate-induced oxygenase 3 translates to MAPAQVACCDSSLFSSGPPPPPPSPRFEWPEPIQRVQSIAESGIKCLPPRYVRPVEERPSGHVLVEEQIPLIDMSGLLDERRAKTMEEISDACKKWGFFQMINHGMSSELLNAGRDVSRRFFQLPLEEKQKHANDPKTYVGYGSRIGVQKGVVLDWGDYYYHHFLPASIREEHKWPSKPLEYRPTMKEYCNGALQVCRTLLSVFSQNLGLPPKYLEEAFGGEEDMGICARVNYYPVCPQPDLTFGLSPHSDPGGITILLQNDVSGLQVRKGDYWVPVRPVPDALIINLGDQIEILTNGIYKSVEHRSIVNNNKERMSIVIFCNPDGDKKVGPAKDLIGGSNPVKYRQMTFNEYRMFIRTTGTKGKSYVNSINSTS, encoded by the exons ATGGCTCCAGCTCAGGTGGCATGCTGTgattcttctctcttttcttctggtcctcctcctcctcctccttctccaaGGTTTGAATGGCCTGAGCCAATACAGAGAGTCCAATCTATTGCAGAGAGTGGCATAAAATGCTTGCCTCCTAGATATGTTAGGCCTGTGGAGGAGAGACCGTCAGGGCATGTATTAGTTGAAGAACAGATACCTCTTATAGACATGTCTGGTCTTCTGGATGAAAGGAGAGCAAAAACAATGGAAGAGATTTCAGATGCATGCAAGAAGTGGGGATTTTTCCAAATGATTAATCATGGAATGAGCTCTGAGCTTCTAAATGCTGGGAGGGATGTGTCAAGGAGGTTTTTTCAGCTTCCTTTGGaggagaagcaaaagcatgccaatgatccaaaaacctatgttggatatgggaGTAGGATTGGTGTGCAGAAAGGGGTTGTTCTTGATTGGGGGGACTATTACTATCACCATTTCCTGCCTGCTTCTATAAGGGAGGAGCATAAGTGGCCTTCTAAACCACTTGAATATAG GCCTACAATGAAAGAATACTGCAATGGAGCTCTACAAGTGTGCAGAACTCTGCTATCTGTGTTCTCTCAAAATTTGGGTCTTCCTCCCAAATATCTGGAAGAAgcttttggaggtgaagaagataTGGGCATATGTGCGAGGGTGAATTACTATCCAGTATGCCCACAACCAGACCTCACATTTGGTCTCTCCCCTCACTCAGACCCAGGAGGGATTACCATTCTTCTGCAGAATGATGTTTCAGGTCTTCAGGTTAGGAAGGGAGATTATTGGGTTCCTGTCCGTCCTGTTCCTGATGCTCTCATAATAAATCTTGGTGATCAGATTGAG ATATTAACAAATGGTATCTACAAAAGTGTGGAGCACAGAAGTATTGTGAACAATAACAAGGAACGTATGTCAATAGTGATTTTCTGTAATCCAGATGGAGACAAGAAAGTTGGGCCTGCCAAGGACTTGATAGGTGGTTCCAATCCTGTAAAGTACAGACAGATGACGTTCAATGAGTACCGCATGTTTATCAGAACCACAGGCACTAAGGGAAAGAGTTACGTTAATTCAATTAACTCAACCTCTTGA